The following are encoded in a window of Solibacillus sp. FSL R7-0668 genomic DNA:
- a CDS encoding GNAT family N-acetyltransferase — protein sequence MIRSATKEDVPTILEIFNDNILHSTAIYMYKEQTFEQRLEWFEQKQAKGEPLFVFEVDGEVAGYATYGSFRAYPAYQYTVEHSVYVHKNHYKKGIATKLMHVLINHATVHEVKTMVAGIDKENEASIVIHEKLGFTYSGTIRNAGYKFNRWLDLVFYQLDLQGPENPREN from the coding sequence ATGATTCGAAGCGCAACCAAAGAAGATGTACCGACAATTTTAGAGATTTTTAACGATAATATTTTACATTCAACAGCCATTTATATGTATAAGGAGCAGACATTCGAACAACGCCTCGAGTGGTTTGAGCAAAAGCAAGCGAAAGGTGAGCCATTATTTGTATTTGAGGTGGATGGTGAAGTAGCAGGCTATGCAACATATGGTAGCTTCCGCGCTTATCCTGCGTATCAATATACAGTGGAGCATTCTGTCTATGTACACAAAAATCATTACAAAAAGGGCATTGCGACAAAATTAATGCATGTACTAATTAATCATGCAACGGTGCATGAAGTGAAAACGATGGTTGCCGGGATTGATAAAGAAAATGAAGCAAGCATTGTTATTCACGAAAAACTAGGCTTTACGTATAGTGGTACAATCCGAAATGCCGGCTATAAATTTAATCGCTGGCTAGATTTAGTGTTTTATCAGCTGGATTTACAAGGTCCGGAAAATCCACGAGAAAATTAA
- the metH gene encoding methionine synthase: MSKHPIHEQLQKRILIIDGAMGTMLQAENLTYEDFGGEDLDGCNENLVITRPDVLGKIHRAYLEAGADIICTNTFGATPLVLNEYDLGHKAVEINTRAVELAVEAAREYSTPEWPRFVAGAIGPTTKTLSVTGGITFEELEENFYIQAKTLIEAGSDLLLLETSQDMLNVKAGTIAIHRAFTELGKELPVMISGTIEPMGTTLAGQSIEAFYISIEHIKPLSVGLNCATGPEFMTDHIRSLAELSNGYISCYPNAGLPDEEGCYHETPDSLSKKLQGFAEKGWLNIVGGCCGTTPAHIAAIREAVASYAPRKPKETTHGHVVSGIEPLQYDESMRPLFIGERTNVIGSRKFKNLIIDGKFEEAAEIARAQVKNGAHVIDICLANPDRDEVEDMKNFMQEVVKKVKVPLVIDSTDEKVMEEALKFSQGKAIINSINLEDGEERFDAVMPLVKKYGAALVVGTIDEVGMAVTREKKLEVAQRSFKLLTEKWGMSPEDIIFDPLMFPVGTGDEQYIGAAEETIEGIRLIKENLPGCLTVLGVSNVSFGLPPVGREVLNAVYLYHCTQAGLDYAIVNTEKLERYASIPEEEIKLANDLIFNTNDETLAVFTDFYRDKKKDAVVKELPATVEERLAYYILEGTKEGLIEDLDAARQIFDTPLDIINGPLMEGMAEVGRLFNANQLIVAEVLQSAGVMKAAVAHLEQFMEKGDTSASKGTMVLATVKGDVHDIGKNLVDIILSNNGYRVVDLGIKVTPAQLIEAIRKEKPDFVGLSGLLVKSAQQMVITAQDFKEAGIDVPILVGGAALSRRFTETKIAEQYDGPVIYSKDAMQGLEQANRLMNEDERESLIAELSASREQRLEADAKRAARPAVVVAEKPVRTVGDANVFVPKDLVPHIKRDYSVAHLQPYVNLRTLIGHHLGLKGNLEQLLADQDERAILLNDLVNGYLNSGELSASGMYQFYPAQSDGDDVVVYSPEDAKTEIQRFTFPRQQTAPFLCLADYLKPVASGEMDYIALMVVTAGKGVSKKANELKKAGKFLESHALQATALELAEGFAERIHQEIRDQWGFPDATDFTMRDRFAAKYQGQRFSFGYPACPNLEDQEKLFAVLKPEQIGVQLTEGFMMEPEASVSAIVFAHPDARYFNV; encoded by the coding sequence ATGTCGAAACATCCAATTCATGAGCAATTACAAAAAAGAATATTAATCATCGATGGTGCCATGGGGACGATGCTACAGGCTGAAAATTTAACATACGAAGATTTCGGTGGCGAGGATTTAGATGGCTGTAACGAAAACCTAGTCATCACACGTCCTGATGTGTTAGGGAAAATTCATCGTGCGTATTTAGAAGCTGGTGCAGATATTATTTGTACGAATACATTTGGTGCGACACCGCTTGTATTGAATGAATATGACTTAGGGCATAAGGCTGTTGAAATTAATACACGAGCTGTAGAACTAGCAGTAGAGGCAGCACGTGAGTATTCAACACCAGAATGGCCTCGTTTTGTTGCAGGTGCGATTGGCCCAACAACAAAAACCTTATCCGTAACAGGTGGTATTACATTTGAAGAATTAGAAGAAAACTTTTATATACAGGCCAAAACATTAATTGAGGCCGGCTCGGATTTATTACTACTTGAAACATCACAAGATATGCTAAATGTAAAGGCTGGTACAATTGCCATTCATCGTGCATTTACTGAATTAGGGAAAGAGCTTCCCGTGATGATTTCCGGAACAATTGAGCCGATGGGAACAACATTAGCTGGTCAATCCATTGAAGCATTTTACATTTCAATCGAGCATATTAAGCCATTATCGGTTGGATTAAACTGTGCGACAGGCCCAGAATTTATGACGGATCATATTCGTTCATTAGCAGAGCTTTCAAATGGCTATATTAGTTGTTATCCGAATGCGGGGCTTCCTGATGAAGAAGGCTGCTATCATGAAACGCCGGATTCATTATCGAAAAAGCTACAAGGTTTTGCTGAAAAAGGCTGGTTAAATATTGTAGGGGGCTGCTGTGGGACAACACCAGCGCATATTGCTGCCATTCGAGAGGCTGTAGCAAGTTATGCACCGCGCAAGCCAAAAGAAACAACACATGGTCATGTCGTTTCAGGAATTGAGCCATTGCAATACGATGAATCGATGCGTCCATTGTTTATTGGAGAGCGTACAAACGTAATTGGTTCACGTAAATTTAAAAACTTGATTATTGATGGAAAATTTGAGGAAGCAGCCGAAATTGCCCGTGCGCAAGTGAAAAACGGTGCACATGTTATTGATATTTGCTTAGCTAATCCTGACCGCGATGAAGTTGAGGATATGAAAAACTTCATGCAGGAAGTAGTGAAGAAGGTCAAAGTGCCACTTGTCATTGACTCAACGGACGAGAAGGTAATGGAAGAGGCATTGAAGTTTTCACAAGGGAAGGCCATCATTAACTCAATCAACCTAGAAGATGGCGAAGAACGCTTTGATGCAGTGATGCCACTTGTCAAAAAATATGGTGCAGCGCTTGTTGTGGGAACAATCGATGAAGTTGGGATGGCTGTAACACGCGAGAAAAAATTGGAAGTGGCACAGCGTTCATTTAAACTATTAACGGAAAAATGGGGCATGTCACCAGAGGATATTATTTTCGACCCATTAATGTTCCCAGTTGGTACAGGGGATGAACAATATATTGGAGCGGCGGAAGAAACAATTGAGGGCATTCGCTTAATTAAAGAAAACTTACCAGGCTGCTTAACGGTGCTTGGTGTAAGTAATGTATCATTCGGCTTACCACCAGTTGGGCGTGAAGTGTTAAATGCGGTGTATTTATATCACTGTACACAAGCGGGCTTAGATTATGCGATTGTCAATACGGAAAAATTAGAGCGTTATGCATCGATTCCAGAGGAGGAAATTAAATTAGCAAATGATTTAATTTTCAATACGAATGATGAAACACTTGCCGTATTTACCGACTTTTATCGTGATAAAAAGAAAGATGCGGTTGTGAAGGAATTACCAGCAACAGTAGAGGAACGACTTGCGTACTATATTTTAGAAGGTACAAAAGAAGGGCTAATTGAAGATTTAGATGCGGCGCGTCAAATTTTTGATACGCCTTTAGATATTATTAATGGACCTTTAATGGAGGGGATGGCGGAAGTTGGTCGTTTATTTAACGCCAATCAATTAATTGTAGCCGAAGTACTTCAAAGTGCGGGTGTCATGAAAGCGGCTGTTGCGCATTTAGAGCAGTTCATGGAAAAAGGCGATACATCTGCAAGTAAAGGAACGATGGTGCTTGCAACCGTTAAGGGGGATGTACATGACATCGGTAAAAACTTAGTCGATATTATTTTAAGTAATAACGGCTACCGTGTTGTGGATTTGGGAATTAAAGTAACACCAGCACAGCTAATTGAAGCTATCCGCAAAGAAAAACCGGACTTTGTTGGGTTATCTGGTTTACTTGTAAAATCAGCTCAGCAAATGGTCATTACCGCGCAAGACTTTAAGGAAGCGGGTATTGATGTGCCGATTTTAGTGGGTGGCGCTGCATTATCACGTCGCTTTACAGAAACAAAAATTGCCGAGCAATATGATGGACCGGTTATTTATTCGAAAGATGCGATGCAAGGCTTAGAGCAGGCCAATCGTTTAATGAACGAAGACGAGCGAGAAAGTTTAATAGCGGAATTAAGTGCATCGCGTGAACAACGATTAGAAGCGGATGCAAAACGCGCGGCACGTCCCGCAGTAGTGGTTGCGGAAAAGCCTGTGCGTACAGTTGGTGATGCGAATGTATTTGTACCAAAAGATTTAGTACCACATATTAAACGTGATTATTCCGTTGCACACTTACAGCCCTATGTGAATTTGCGTACATTGATCGGTCATCACTTAGGTCTAAAAGGGAATTTAGAGCAGTTATTGGCTGATCAAGACGAACGCGCGATTTTGTTAAATGACTTAGTAAATGGTTATTTAAATAGTGGGGAATTAAGTGCTTCAGGTATGTATCAATTTTACCCAGCGCAATCAGATGGTGATGATGTTGTTGTATACAGCCCGGAAGATGCGAAGACAGAAATTCAGCGCTTCACATTCCCGCGTCAGCAAACGGCACCATTCCTATGCTTAGCCGATTATTTAAAGCCGGTTGCAAGCGGAGAAATGGATTATATCGCACTCATGGTTGTGACAGCGGGTAAAGGTGTAAGTAAAAAAGCGAATGAATTAAAAAAAGCGGGTAAGTTTTTAGAAAGCCATGCTCTACAAGCAACGGCACTGGAACTTGCAGAAGGCTTTGCGGAACGTATTCACCAAGAAATCCGCGATCAGTGGGGCTTCCCAGATGCAACGGACTTCACGATGCGCGACCGTTTTGCAGCGAAGTATCAAGGGCAGCGCTTCAGCTTCGGCTATCCTGCATGTCCGAATTTAGAAGACCAAGAAAAATTATTTGCTGTATTAAAGCCAGAGCAAATAGGTGTACAATTAACTGAAGGCTTTATGATGGAACCAGAAGCAAGTGTGTCGGCAATTGTGTTTGCCCATCCAGATGCACGATACTTTAATGTATAA
- a CDS encoding bifunctional homocysteine S-methyltransferase/methylenetetrahydrofolate reductase: MGLLQDLKTKVLTADGAIGTLLYSYGLDYCHEEMNIARPEIIEKIHGEYIAAGADIIQTNTYGANAIKLARYGYEGRVQEFNEAALAIAKRAAAPGGQYVLATIGGIRGIRKSDATLEEILAAFQEQVEVLLAGEPDGFLLETYYDFEELSHSVHLLRSLTDLPIIAQVTMQEAGILKNGMSLNEALHDLERLGADIVGSNCRLGPFHTIQAFERVNLPEKAYLSAYPNASLLDVEDGRIVYESETDYFARAAVELVNQGVRLIGGCCGTTPKHIAAAKKRLAQLAPLEEKKKMPGWTEFVRVAEPRKFEPLHEKVKRERSVIVELDTPRHLEIDGFVEGAKQLADAGADVVMMADNSLASPRISNIAMAAILKEQGIRSLPHLTCRDRNLIGLQSHLMGLDALELHDILVVTGDPTKVGDFPGATSVYDVSSMELISLIKQLNKGMSFTGKTLRKQSNFSVAAAFNPNVRVLDRAVQRLEKKIEHGADYFISQPVYTKEKIIEIYEATKHLETPIYIGIMPLTSSRSAEFLHHEVPGIKLSDDVLARMAACGDDKEAATKEGLAIAEELLDTACQYFNGIYLITPFLRYDMTLHLMDYVKQYDAKRKGEKTNVETSNS, from the coding sequence ATGGGTTTATTACAAGATTTAAAGACGAAGGTATTAACGGCGGATGGGGCAATTGGGACATTATTATATTCATATGGACTGGATTATTGTCATGAGGAAATGAATATTGCCCGTCCTGAAATTATTGAAAAAATTCATGGGGAATACATTGCCGCTGGTGCAGACATTATTCAGACGAATACATATGGTGCCAATGCCATTAAACTAGCTCGCTATGGCTATGAGGGACGTGTGCAGGAATTTAACGAAGCGGCATTAGCGATTGCCAAGCGCGCGGCAGCACCAGGTGGACAATATGTGCTTGCGACAATTGGCGGGATTCGTGGCATTCGCAAAAGCGACGCAACATTAGAAGAAATTTTAGCCGCTTTTCAAGAACAGGTTGAAGTGTTATTAGCGGGTGAACCAGACGGCTTTTTATTAGAAACCTACTATGATTTTGAAGAGTTATCACATAGTGTTCATTTGCTACGTTCTTTAACGGATTTACCGATTATTGCCCAGGTAACGATGCAAGAGGCGGGGATCTTGAAAAATGGTATGTCGTTAAATGAAGCATTGCATGACCTTGAAAGATTGGGTGCAGACATCGTTGGTAGTAACTGTCGCCTTGGCCCTTTCCATACGATTCAAGCATTTGAACGTGTAAATTTACCGGAAAAGGCTTATCTTTCGGCTTATCCCAATGCCTCACTATTAGATGTGGAGGACGGGCGCATTGTCTATGAATCCGAAACCGATTATTTTGCGCGTGCCGCAGTAGAGTTAGTCAATCAAGGGGTACGTTTAATCGGAGGCTGCTGTGGGACAACACCAAAGCATATTGCGGCTGCTAAAAAGCGCTTAGCACAGCTGGCGCCATTAGAGGAAAAGAAGAAAATGCCAGGATGGACAGAATTTGTACGTGTTGCAGAACCGCGAAAATTCGAGCCGCTGCACGAAAAAGTAAAGCGTGAGCGTTCCGTAATTGTGGAGCTAGACACACCACGTCATTTAGAAATTGATGGCTTTGTCGAAGGCGCAAAACAATTAGCAGATGCGGGTGCAGATGTTGTCATGATGGCTGATAATTCCTTGGCTTCTCCACGCATTAGTAATATTGCAATGGCGGCTATCTTAAAGGAACAGGGCATTCGTTCATTACCGCATTTAACTTGTCGTGACCGTAATTTAATTGGTCTACAGTCGCACTTAATGGGGCTGGACGCACTTGAACTGCACGATATTCTCGTTGTAACAGGTGACCCGACAAAGGTAGGCGATTTCCCAGGAGCAACAAGCGTGTATGATGTGTCATCAATGGAGCTAATTTCACTTATTAAACAATTAAATAAAGGGATGTCATTTACCGGGAAAACTTTACGTAAACAGTCGAACTTCTCTGTAGCGGCAGCATTTAACCCCAATGTCCGTGTATTAGATCGAGCGGTACAGCGCTTAGAGAAGAAAATTGAGCACGGTGCGGATTATTTCATCTCACAGCCGGTTTACACAAAAGAAAAAATCATCGAAATCTACGAGGCAACAAAGCATTTAGAAACACCGATTTATATTGGGATTATGCCACTTACCTCGTCTCGTAGTGCCGAGTTTTTACATCATGAGGTGCCAGGAATTAAACTATCAGACGATGTACTCGCACGTATGGCAGCATGTGGCGATGATAAAGAAGCTGCAACGAAAGAGGGCTTAGCAATCGCAGAAGAGCTACTTGATACAGCCTGTCAGTATTTCAATGGAATTTATTTAATTACACCGTTTTTACGCTACGATATGACGCTGCATTTAATGGATTACGTCAAACAGTACGACGCGAAACGCAAAGGAGAAAAAACAAATGTCGAAACATCCAATTCATGA